The sequence GCATGACCAGCTGAACCACCTGAAATAGCCATTTTGTCAATTGTATAACCTTCATTTTTAGCCGCCTCAATCACATGAGGAATGCTGTCTTTGATTTCCTGAGCCTGAGAAGTAACACTTGCTCCATTCTCATCCGTCCGCAAGGTATAGTTGATACCAGCTGCTACATAGCCCTTAGAAGCAAGCCATTGCAACATCTGCTGGTCGTCTTTTTTATCACCACTCGTAAATCCACCCGCATGAAGATAGACAACAAGTCCATACGTTTTTTTACTGTTATCCGCAGGTAGATAGAGGTCAAACTTTTGTGCTTCTCCTTCTCCGTAGGACAGGTCAGTCACCATTCTCCCAATCTGGTCAGACCATTCCACCGAATATTCTTTAGCCCAAGCAGGTTTCAAAAAGTTTTTTGAAGCCACGCCCGCAAGAAGAGCTATCACAAATACCAGAATTCCAAATCCCACAAATTTTCTCCTTCTCATAAAAAATTACCTCCCCAAAGTGTTCCACCTAAGAGTAGGTTAAGAAAAATACGGACCAACAAGCGTCCAATTAAAATTCCAACAATCGCTATAAGTCCTAAAACAAGCCAACGTTTTATCGTCATGATTACTCCTTGACATTTCAATTTATTTCATTTAAGATGTAACAAGTGTAACATTTAATTATTTCTTATGCAATAGCAATGCAGCCATATGTAACAAATCAAAGGAGTTTGTATCATGTCAGCCAGTCACTATATTCAAGAAGCCTTACTGCAACTCATTCAACAAAAGGAGTATGAAAAAATCACCATAACTGACATTGCAAAACGGGCTGGTGTAACTCGAATTAGCTTCTATCGAAATTTTGACAGCAAGGATGCTATATTGGAGCTAGCCTTGAAATCTGCATTCCAAGCCTATCAAGCAGAGCATGGAACCGACCTATCTTTCCCGGCACTGTTTGCCTTTTTTCAGCAGAACAAGAGCCTGATTGACTGCCTCTACAAGAGCGAAAAGGAAATTTTTATCGCCCAGCTTCTGACAGACAAGCAAAGCCTTTCTACATTACCGACTGAGGTTGCCTATTCCTATGCCTTTGTCGGCTATTCCATTCTAGGAGCCTGCACTGCTTGGTACCAACGGGGCATGGTGGACACTGCAGAAGAAATTACAAGAATTATGGACCAGCAAAAAAGTAGCTAACTGTCACAGTTAACTACTTTTTTCATTCTATACCAATCCCTCCAAGAGCCCACGCATGAACTCTTCGGATTTGAATTCTCCGATGTCATCGATTTTCTCACCGAAACCAATCAGCTTGACTGGAATATCTAATTCCTGACGGATAGCAAGGACAACACCACCTTTTGCAGTACCATCTAGCTTGGTCAAGACAAGACCTGTCAACGGGGTAATTTTTGCAAATTCCTTGGCTTGACTAAGGGCGTTTTGACCTGTGGAGGCATCCAATGCTAAGAGGGTTTCATGCGGTGCATCAGGCAGGGTCCGTTTGATGATGCGACCGATTTTTTCCAGCTCTGCCATGAGGTTTTCTTTATTTTGCAAACGACCTGCTGTGTCAATCATGAGAATATCCACACCTTCTGCCACGGCACGTTTTACCCCGTCAAAGACCACACTGGCTGGGTCTGACTTTTCAGGACCCGTGACCACAGGCACATCGACACGGCGACCCCACTCGACCAGTTGGGCCACCGCACCTGCACGGAAGGTATCCGCCGCAACCAGCATGACCTTCTTGCCAGCCTGCTTGTACTTGTAGGCCAACTTACCGATAGATGTCGTCTTCCCAACACCGTTGACACCGACAAAGAGCATGACTGTCAAATCATCTTGGAAATTGATTTGCTCACTGAATTGACCATCTTTTTCGTAAATATCCACCAATTTTTCGATGATGACCCGACGGAGTTCATCTGTCTTCTTGGCATTTTGGAGCTTGGCTTCATAGCGGAGCTCCTCTGTTAGAGTAGAAGCAACTTGCACACCTACGTCTGATAAAATTAGCATTTCTTCCAACTCTTCGAAAAATTCTTCATCAACCGAACGGAAATTGGCAAAGAATTCATTGAGCCTTGCCCCAAAGCCTGTACGGGTCTTTTTCAAGGTCCGCTGGTACTTGTCCTGCTCACTTTCTTGCTCTACTGGAACAACTTCCTCACCAGGCTCTTCCTTGACCTTGGTTTGAATAGCAGGGTCAAAGCCTTGTTCCTGCGCTTCCTTCACTCGAGCCGCAGCGGCTTCTTTAGCTGCATAATATTGAGCCATCATGTCTAATGTCCGTTGTTTCTGAGCTTCTTGCTCGGCAGTCAATTCAGGCTCTACTACTTCAGACTGGAACTCTTCCATTTCTTGACTAGCTAACTCAACTTCAGTAGTTACAGTATCTTCGCTTGAAGTCGACTGTTCCGTTTCTACTTCTTCAACAAGAGCAACTTGCTCCTCTTGTTTTTCTTGTCCAAATAATCGATCAAATAATCCCATATTAGTCCTCATTCAATACATAGTGCTCGATGGCCCAAGCAATGCCATCTTCATCATTGGTTTTTGGCAAGACAAGGTTTGCCGCAGACTTGATTTCATCAGTCGCATTCGCCATGGCAACACCCAAACCTGCCCATTCAATCATCGAAAGA is a genomic window of Streptococcus sp. 29896 containing:
- a CDS encoding TetR/AcrR family transcriptional regulator, producing the protein MSASHYIQEALLQLIQQKEYEKITITDIAKRAGVTRISFYRNFDSKDAILELALKSAFQAYQAEHGTDLSFPALFAFFQQNKSLIDCLYKSEKEIFIAQLLTDKQSLSTLPTEVAYSYAFVGYSILGACTAWYQRGMVDTAEEITRIMDQQKSS
- the ftsY gene encoding signal recognition particle-docking protein FtsY — its product is MGLFDRLFGQEKQEEQVALVEEVETEQSTSSEDTVTTEVELASQEMEEFQSEVVEPELTAEQEAQKQRTLDMMAQYYAAKEAAAARVKEAQEQGFDPAIQTKVKEEPGEEVVPVEQESEQDKYQRTLKKTRTGFGARLNEFFANFRSVDEEFFEELEEMLILSDVGVQVASTLTEELRYEAKLQNAKKTDELRRVIIEKLVDIYEKDGQFSEQINFQDDLTVMLFVGVNGVGKTTSIGKLAYKYKQAGKKVMLVAADTFRAGAVAQLVEWGRRVDVPVVTGPEKSDPASVVFDGVKRAVAEGVDILMIDTAGRLQNKENLMAELEKIGRIIKRTLPDAPHETLLALDASTGQNALSQAKEFAKITPLTGLVLTKLDGTAKGGVVLAIRQELDIPVKLIGFGEKIDDIGEFKSEEFMRGLLEGLV